The following proteins are encoded in a genomic region of Bacillus sp. FJAT-22090:
- a CDS encoding ROK family protein, with translation MEYILAADIGGTKLATALFIKDGTVAKVNEIQSEKNDGEILFQSLVDSFKSICVNEQVNLDDIKGIAVGIPGIVDTEKGIAVFQNNLPWRDFPLAERLANEFPKSKIVIDNDVYMATWGEYTNRGFSSETMVYVTLSTGISCCSIHQGAFLRGVGMAGEIGFSLTDTTETTLESLVSGPALELKGRKKFGNPELTLKEMMEYYYQGNSYILSIVNEAVTALAKEVYHIIVFSDPHCIVLGGGIFNHHPELIELVRKEVRQYLRHPLLKGKEERIEASAYKGEAGLRGAASTVIK, from the coding sequence ATGGAGTACATTCTCGCTGCAGATATCGGAGGCACAAAACTTGCGACGGCTCTATTTATAAAGGATGGAACAGTTGCAAAAGTTAACGAAATACAAAGTGAAAAAAATGATGGGGAAATTCTGTTTCAGTCATTAGTTGATTCATTCAAGTCTATTTGTGTGAATGAACAGGTGAATTTAGATGATATTAAAGGAATAGCAGTCGGAATACCAGGAATTGTTGATACAGAAAAAGGAATAGCAGTCTTTCAGAATAATTTACCTTGGAGAGACTTCCCATTGGCAGAAAGACTCGCTAATGAGTTTCCTAAATCCAAGATTGTCATAGACAATGATGTATATATGGCAACATGGGGGGAATATACAAATCGTGGATTTTCTTCAGAAACCATGGTATATGTAACACTGAGTACAGGTATTTCATGCTGTTCGATTCATCAAGGGGCGTTTTTACGAGGAGTTGGAATGGCAGGAGAAATTGGATTTAGCCTGACGGATACTACAGAAACAACGCTTGAATCATTAGTTTCTGGTCCTGCACTTGAATTAAAAGGACGAAAAAAATTCGGTAATCCCGAATTAACATTGAAAGAAATGATGGAGTATTATTATCAAGGCAACAGCTATATTCTATCAATCGTAAATGAAGCAGTAACTGCATTAGCAAAGGAAGTATATCATATTATCGTATTTTCAGATCCTCATTGTATCGTTCTTGGTGGTGGGATTTTCAATCATCACCCAGAACTTATCGAATTGGTTCGAAAAGAGGTTAGACAGTATCTTCGTCATCCTTTATTAAAAGGTAAAGAAGAACGTATTGAAGCAAGTGCATATAAGGGAGAAGCGGGATTGCGTGGCGCAGCTTCAACCGTAATAAAATAG
- a CDS encoding SDR family NAD(P)-dependent oxidoreductase, translated as MGRLDGKVAIITGAARGMGESHARVFIEEGAKVILTDLNEEAGSALAKELGSNALFVKHDATSAESWEKVFEEAKAAFGNITILVNNAGVLGPIAKTAELDEQEYLKVCSINQHSIFLGMKTVIPSMLEAGIGSIVNISSIAGIVANYGFPSIAYVASKAAVRGMTKGTAIEYGPNNIRVNSVHPGFINTPMMVEATDESGGDALKDIPLGRLAEAREVSNLVLFLASDESSYITGAEHLVDAGMLAH; from the coding sequence ATGGGAAGATTAGATGGTAAAGTAGCAATTATTACTGGTGCAGCAAGAGGTATGGGAGAATCACACGCTCGTGTTTTTATTGAAGAAGGAGCAAAAGTGATTTTAACTGATTTAAATGAAGAAGCTGGATCAGCTCTTGCGAAAGAATTAGGTTCAAATGCATTATTTGTTAAACATGATGCGACAAGTGCAGAGTCTTGGGAAAAAGTATTTGAAGAAGCTAAAGCCGCATTTGGTAATATAACTATATTGGTAAATAACGCTGGAGTTCTTGGACCAATTGCCAAAACTGCGGAATTAGATGAACAAGAATATTTAAAAGTATGTTCTATTAACCAACATAGTATTTTCCTAGGTATGAAAACAGTAATTCCATCTATGCTGGAAGCGGGAATTGGATCAATCGTGAACATTTCATCCATTGCCGGAATTGTAGCAAATTATGGTTTCCCAAGCATTGCTTACGTTGCAAGTAAAGCAGCAGTAAGAGGTATGACAAAAGGAACTGCAATCGAATATGGTCCAAATAATATCCGTGTTAATTCTGTTCACCCTGGATTTATCAACACTCCAATGATGGTTGAGGCAACTGATGAGTCGGGTGGAGACGCATTAAAAGATATTCCATTAGGACGTCTAGCGGAGGCAAGAGAAGTTTCCAATTTAGTATTATTCTTAGCTTCTGATGAATCCTCTTATATTACAGGTGCTGAACATTTAGTAGATGCTGGTATGCTGGCACATTAA
- a CDS encoding TetR/AcrR family transcriptional regulator, with translation MITDIEKDKRVRRSRRLLKEAFIFLVTEKGYKSVTVKDIINKADYNRTTFYAHFSSKEELTEVLVTEMIEGLEDALLEPYQEKNLLQFGSLKPSSLKLFEYIEENSRFFNLLLKDDTIPNLQDKVIDMIFNLFKDEITFLSDLNTEANTENFATYRTYGIFGIILMWIKSGYIQSPEELSRQLIVILNSYTHGVRKNK, from the coding sequence TTGATCACTGATATTGAAAAGGATAAAAGAGTGAGAAGAAGTAGAAGACTCTTAAAGGAAGCATTTATATTTTTAGTTACTGAAAAAGGATATAAGAGTGTAACCGTAAAGGATATTATCAATAAGGCAGATTATAATAGAACTACCTTCTATGCTCATTTTAGTAGTAAAGAAGAATTAACAGAAGTATTAGTTACTGAAATGATTGAAGGTCTGGAAGATGCCCTACTCGAACCATATCAAGAGAAAAATTTATTGCAGTTTGGATCTCTTAAACCCTCTTCCTTGAAGCTATTTGAGTATATTGAAGAAAATTCTCGCTTCTTTAATTTGTTATTAAAAGATGACACCATTCCCAATCTCCAAGATAAAGTGATCGACATGATTTTTAACCTATTTAAAGATGAAATTACTTTTTTAAGTGATTTAAATACAGAAGCTAATACGGAAAATTTCGCGACCTATAGAACCTATGGTATTTTTGGCATTATATTAATGTGGATAAAGTCTGGTTACATCCAATCACCTGAGGAACTATCCAGACAACTGATTGTTATCCTTAATTCATATACACATGGAGTACGTAAGAATAAATAG
- a CDS encoding pyroglutamyl-peptidase I: MKKLLLTGFEPFLSFTVNPTMRIVEELNGQHIGEYEIYGRVLTVDFASSGKELLAHIEEINPDAVISLGLAGGRYKITPERIAINVKDGAADNEGHTPIDESIQMEGEPGYFSTLPIRQMVNKLLEEGLPASISNTAGTYLCNNVMYEGLHYAKTNKPDMPAGFIHIPASHELAIQHGKIPSWSHADLKKSIELCIEVLGEN, translated from the coding sequence ATGAAGAAACTTCTATTAACAGGTTTTGAACCTTTTTTATCCTTTACGGTGAATCCAACGATGCGTATTGTAGAGGAACTAAATGGGCAGCATATTGGTGAATATGAAATATATGGCAGAGTGCTAACTGTAGATTTCGCCTCTTCAGGAAAAGAGCTACTTGCACATATAGAAGAAATCAATCCAGATGCAGTCATCTCATTAGGACTAGCGGGAGGGAGATACAAAATCACCCCAGAGCGTATTGCTATAAACGTAAAAGATGGAGCTGCAGACAACGAAGGGCATACACCAATAGATGAATCTATTCAAATGGAAGGAGAGCCAGGGTACTTCTCCACTTTGCCTATTCGCCAAATGGTAAACAAACTACTGGAAGAAGGACTACCAGCATCCATCTCCAACACAGCAGGTACCTATCTTTGCAACAATGTTATGTATGAAGGCTTGCACTACGCAAAAACAAATAAACCTGACATGCCAGCAGGCTTCATCCATATTCCTGCATCGCACGAGCTCGCTATTCAGCATGGAAAGATTCCAAGTTGGTCTCATGCGGATTTGAAAAAGAGTATAGAGCTATGTATTGAAGTACTTGGGGAAAACTAA
- a CDS encoding VOC family protein, which yields MITKIGQIMLYVNNQEESVKFWTEKLGFIVKSEVDNGQGMKWFEIAPTKDAETSIVLHNKELVAKMSPGVSLETPSLMFFSENLDQLYKDFSEKQITVGELVEIPEGKVFNFADNENNYFAIMEKK from the coding sequence ATGATTACTAAAATAGGTCAAATTATGCTCTATGTAAACAACCAAGAGGAATCCGTTAAATTTTGGACAGAAAAACTAGGATTCATAGTTAAATCTGAAGTAGACAATGGACAAGGAATGAAGTGGTTTGAAATTGCTCCAACTAAAGACGCAGAAACTAGCATTGTCCTTCACAATAAAGAGTTAGTTGCAAAAATGTCACCAGGAGTTAGCTTAGAAACACCATCATTAATGTTCTTCTCAGAAAATCTAGATCAATTATATAAAGACTTCTCGGAAAAACAAATTACTGTTGGGGAACTTGTGGAAATACCTGAAGGAAAAGTATTTAACTTTGCGGATAATGAGAACAATTACTTTGCAATAATGGAGAAAAAGTAG